The DNA segment CTGCTAGTGTCGTATCGTTCGTCACTATGTTCATCGAATTAAAGATTCCGTTTTTCCAACCCCCTACTATGATGTAAAAAAAGGAGATCCATGAAAATACAAATCGCCCAAGGCATCCAGGTCGCCCTTATGACCTATAATATTCTCGTAAAACATATCAAATTGCTTGCCTATATTGCCCTCCCAACAACCGTACAGTTTCTCCTTGATACACTCGCTCCAACACACCAAGCAACATACATCTACAATCTCTTTCATCCAGTATTAATTGTATGGTTTGGGGTTGCTCTTGTGCGTCATATTTACCACATTATTAAATACGACGACGAGTCATGGTCAAACAGCATTGCTGATGCCGCCATGAGAACAGCACCTATTCTTTTGTGGGGAGCGGTCGCCTCGTGCGCCATTGGATTATCATACTTAGGAGAATCTTTTCTTTCATGGATCGGCCTTCGCAGCTCTATCATCACACTCCCATTCATGGTCCTATGGATCATCCTCACAGCTTTCATCATCGCCATCATCTCCTCAGAGCAACAACCTTTACTGTCCATGATAAAGGAAGCTTTAACACTCATTCGTGAGTATGCCTGGGAACTTGCAGGTGGCATCACCGTATTTGTTAGCTTCTTATTGATCCCTGTCTTATTTGTTTCGTTTCTGCAGCTTTTAGGTGTCTTACCCTGGGGCATTATTTACCATGCCACCATCCTGACCGTTCTCATCATTTTCCAGACAGTCGTTATCATGTTCTGCGCTTTGATCCATAGGCACTACATGAGGAAGGTCAAACAAGAGATCGTCATCGATATAAGAACGCTCTATAATCCATAGAAACCTGAAAAAGCCCTTCAACTGCGGTTATTTGATGAGCTTCTCAATTCATGCTACCATAGTGGCATGGATATATGTTTAATACCTTTACCCTCTTTGGGGACCATGTCAGGATCACTGATGGCTCTTCCCTATAAGAGGCATTTTCAGGAGTGTATTCCCCTATGTCAAAAGAAGTAATTCGTCCCCAGCAGTTTGCTCATGCAACGCTGATGGCCAAAAGCAATCATCTTGAACTTAATGCAGATCAACAAAAGGAACTTGATGTCCTTTATCAGGGTCTCGATCGTCTTAAGCCCGGGCAGCTCATTTCAGGCACCGTTCTGCGCGCCGACTCTGATGGTGTACTCGTCGATATTAGTTATAAGTCTGATGGCCTGATTCCTCGCTATGAATTTTCAGAACATGAAATGAAAGCCCTCAAAGTGGGCAACACTATAGAAGTTATTTTGGATGAACTTGAAAGCATCCACGGTTCAGTCACCCTTTCTTACGAAAAAGCCAAGGAAATGCGTGCCTGGGAACGCATTACCAACCTCTTTGATGACGGTAAGCCTGTTGAGGGCGTTATTACTCACAAAGTTAAGGGTGGCCTCAGCGTAGATATTGGCGTCCAAGCCTTTCTACCTGGATCACAAGTCGATATCCACCGCGTAACGGACTTTGACACCTTTGTTGGCCAAACTATTACCGCCGACATTATCAAGCTCAACAAGCGTCGTGGCAATGTTATTCTTTCTCGCCGTAAGTACCTCTCTAATCTTCGCGCAGAGTCACGCAAAAAGATGATGGAGACACTTGAAGAAGGTCAAGTCGTACAAGGAGTCATCAAGAACATCACCAATTATGGTGCGTTCGTTGATATCGGTGGTGTGGATGGACTACTCCATATTACAGATATGACCTGGGGTCGTATTGCACACCCAAGTGAAATTGTTCGTCTTGGAGACACCATTGCCGTGAAGATCTTGTCCATTGATAAGGACAATGCAAAGATCTCACTCGGCATGAAACAATTGTCAGACAATCCGTGGGAACAACTTGCTGATCAACTCAAGATTGGCGCCCGCATTAAAGGTAAAGTATCAAGCATTACCGATTACGGCCTCTTTGTTGAAATTCAAAAAGGCGTCGAAGGACTTGTCCATATTTCAGAAATTTCATGGACCGAACGTATTAATGATTTGCGTAAGCACTATGCTGTAGGGAATGAAATCGAGGCATTAATTGTTTCCCTCGATAAGGATAACCGTCGCATGTCATTAAGTATTAAGCAACTTGAACAAAATCCTTGGGATTCAATTTCTCAAGAGTTCAAAGCTGGTGATAGAGTCAAAGGAACCATCAGCAATATCACTGATTTCGGTATCTTTGTAACCTTGAAGCCTGGTATTGATGGCCTAGTGCATATTTCAGATCTTTCCTGGACTGAACACATCAACCACCCAGCTGACCTCTACGCAAAGGGCCAGGATGTTGAAGCAATCATTCTTGGCGTCGACGAAGACAATAAAAAGATTTCGCTTGGTATCAAGCAATTAACGCAAGATCCATGGGAAAATCTAGAAGAAGAATACCCACGAGGCAAAGTCATTGAAGGAACCGTATCGAAGATTACTAACTTCGGCGCCTTCGTGAAGCTTTCTTCTGGTATCGAAGGACTCGTTCATAGCTCAGAGCTCACACCTGCCGAAGGTGAGGCTGCTGTTGAAGTTGGACAAACTCGCTCATTCCGCGTAATCAACGTAAACCGTGAAGAACGAAAACTTGGGTTGAGCTTAAAGACCGAAGGTGAGCTTGCGCCACAAAAACAAGTAAGCAAAAAACCTTCTAAGGTCAGAGAAAAACAAGAACCTCAAGCGAAACCACGGTCCTTGTTCCAAATGGAACTTGAGCGACATATGAATACCAAGAATAAAAAGGACTCATAATATGGAACAAACGCTCGGTATCATCAAACCAGATGCTGTCGAAGCTAAATACAGCGGCAAGATTATTGATGCAATTGAAGAACACGGTTTTACCATTGCAGGTATGAAGAAGCTACACTTGTCACAAGAACAAGCTGAAGCATTTTATGCCATCCACAAAGGAAAACCCTTCTTCAACGAGCTCGTAACATTTATGACGTCAGGACCAGTAATTGTCATGGTTCTAGAAAAAGAAAATGCGATTATAGCATGGCGTGATTTGATGGGAGACACCAATCCTGCCAAAGCACCATTAGGTTCTTTGCGTCAGCGTTTTGGAACATCAATCGGTGAAAATGCAACGCATGGATCCGATGCTCCAGAAACAGCTCGTGCTGAAATAGCATTCTTTTTCCCAGAACTCTAAAGATCAATACCGGGGGAGATTTTCTTCCCCGGTATTTCATTAAGGAAAGAGGCGCATCATGACTATTCACAAAACTGCAGTTCTCATCACAGCATTTGCAGTGCTTTGTATTATTCCAGGCTGTTCATGGTTCTTTTCAACCCCGCAACCCGTTAACGAAACTACCCTTGCGATCATTAAGCCAGATGCAGTACGCGCACGCAACACTGGAAAAATTATCGATAGCATCGAGCATCATGATTTTACAATTGTACGCATGAAAAAAGTCCAACTCACGCCGGGCCAAGCCGAAAAATTCTATGCAGTACATAAAGAAAAACCTTTTTTTGCTAACTTGATAGAATTCATGACCTCAGGACCAATCATTGTTCTTGCACTTGAAAAAGAAAATGCTATCGAAGAATGGCGTAAACTGATGGGTTCAACCAATCCTGCCAAATCAGCTCCTGGTACCATTCGTAGGCTTTTTGGAACATCAGTTAGTGAAAATGCTGTACATGGGTCTGATTCATCTGAAAATGCAAAAATAGAACTTGCACTCTTTTTTCCTGATCTATAAGACATGAATATTCGCACTTTCTGTGTGCTATTGCTCGCTGGAACTTTTTGGTCAATAAACAGCATTGTCATTATAGTTCCAGGAACATGGTCTGTATCAGCATCGTGGCACCAACCAGGCGGAGATTTTTTTGACATATTACAACAGAACTACGCACCAGAATCTGTTTTCACATTTTGTTGGTCAGGTAAAAATAATCACGATGCACGGATAGTCGCCTCACGCAATCTTGCAACACTTTTGAATCAATTTCCAATCGTAACGCTCGTAACACATTCACATGGGACCAATGTCGCATTATTGGCCATCAACATGCTTGCCGAACAAGATAGTCAAACACGTATTCCCATGTTGTATGCACTTGCAACTCCCGTTGCATCCAATGATTATATCCCCAACATGAATTACATTGGTCATTTAGTACATTTGTTTTCGTTCAGTGACACCATACAAACTATGGTCAGCGGTTACGAACGAGTCTTTACGCCACACCCTCGTATTACCAATCTTGCGGTACTTTATAACCGTAAGGAACCAAATCATAGTGAGATTCATAGTCCATTGTGTGCTCGGTGGCTTCCCTACTTAAATCAATATATCACACCAGGACAAGATGGAGTTTTACAGTTATCCTCTAACCATAATCCTGAACTCATTATTGACGATTCATTCGCAGTATCTGTAGATTTGGATCAATGGCTTCAACAACAAATCAGTATTGGTTTTTGGAAATTTGTAAGATCAAAAAAGAATGAATGATACAAAAAAACCATTACATAAATTGGTAGTGTTTGACTCAGGGATTGGTGGCCTTTCTGTCCTCCAAGAACTTATGAAACTTCCTATCAAGGAATTTGTATATTGTGCTGATACTGCGCATGTACCCTATGGCGATAAAACGCCCGATGAAATCATAAGCCTTACGATGAAGACACTTTTGAGTGTAATTGATCCATCAATAGATGGTCTTGTTCTTGCCTGCCATACAGCCTCATCACTCGTATATGAAACAATTACTCAAGCATTTCCCCACCTTCCAGTTTGGAATGTAATGGAGCCTGCAGCACGCTCAGCCGCTCATACTTCTCTTAACAAACGCATTGGCATCATTGGAACATCAGCAACCATTGCTCACAGCCGACATAAACAAACTATTCTCAACATAGAACCAGATGCGTACATTATTCAACAAGCATGTCCTGATCTTGTTCCACTCATCGAAGCGCCGCAGCTTGACATTGACGCCACGAAAGCAGCACTACATCGATATATTACACCACTTCTTGCCCACTCTATTGATACTCTCATCATCGGCTGCACGCATTACGAATTGATACGGAATCTTATTAATCCACTTGTAGGAAAAGATATCGCACTCATCAGCACACCACCACTTATGACGGCGCTCTTATATCCACTTGTAGAAAATCAAGATATTGTAAAACCCGTTATTTCCATTCATGTAACAGGCCCACAAATATCATTCCTCCAAAAACTCAATTCCGTCGCTCCGGCAATCTTGCAGAAATAAGTTGCTGCACTATACTGGTCCCGGTTTTTTATGCCCGTTACACGAAAGGTCTATTTAATGAAACGTATTCTTCTAGTTTCCTCAATTGCTCTTATCGGTTATGCATCAGCCCATGCAACCTGCGTGACCAAATGCGCTGATGATTATGAACTTAGTGAAGAAGAAGCTCAGCTTCTGGAGTTATGCGACAACAGCCCTGACTATGAAACCTGCCGCTGCATTCTTGTCCGCACATTTTGTGTGCCAGAACACAAAGGAGCCACCACAGAATCAGATTTCTACCAAGTAGAAATTGAAACATTTTGTGCAGTCGCAGAATATCTTAGGGAAAGGCTTACTGAAGAACAGTGGAGAGAAGTCGCAGAGAGTATGGAGGAAGAAGGATTGGTCTGCATAGAATAAAGCAACAAGCTCGTCATAGAAAGAGGCCGAACTACTCGACCTCTTTTTTTTCTACGATTTTTTTAAGTGCTTCATCCAGAACGCCGTTCACAAATTTGTATGCATCAACCTCAGCAAAGCATTTTGCTAATTCGATTGCTTCATTGATAACCAGACTTGGCGCATTGTCTGTATTTAACAATTCCCATAGCGCCAATCTCAAAATAAGCTTAGTACAAACACCAATACGTTCGATTTTCCAGTTGGCAAGCAAGGGGACCAACCTCATATCAAGCTCATTTCTCTGCTCAACGATGGCATGTGTAACATTCATTTCGGGACCAGCAAGGTCAATATCTGTATCAAATCCTCGATTCAGCATATCGGCAATTGACTCAAGTGATACCTCATAGGAGTTCTCTTCTGCTGCGTAGAGTATATGAAAAATCAAGGAGCGATTCAGTCTCATTATTTTTTATCCACACGCTCAATATATTTTGAATCACGTGTATCAACTTTAATTACTGTTCCCACTTCAATGAATAGAGGAGCTTGAACAACCAAGCCTGTTTCTAAAGTTACTGGTTTAGTACCAGCTCCCTGGGCAGTATCACCCTTCACACCAGGAGGTGCATCAACAACCTCAAGCTCCATAAATAATGGTGGGGTTACTGCAATAGGACGACCCTGAAAATAGAGAATCGTATAGACCGTTTGTTCTTTCAAAAAGTTCTTTACATCCTCAAGCTGTTCTTTATTGAGACTTACTTCGTCATAGGTATTTTGATCTAAAAAGTGGTATAGATCATCAGCATAGAGATATTGCATTTCTTTGTATTCAAGATCAGGAGCAGAAAATTTTTCTCCAGAACGGAATAACTCTTCTCTGACAAGGCCAGTAATCATGTTTTTCATTTTTGTACGAACGAATGCCCCGCCCTTACCAGGCTTAACATGATGGTACTCAATCACCATATATGGCTCATTCTGGAAAAGGATCTTACAGCCTTTGCGAAAATCGGATGTGGAAATCACTATGGACCTTTCATACTAATGAGACATGAGCTATCGCTCAAAGAGTAGACTAGCATAAAAAAGACCGTAGTAAAAAGCAATTCCCCTAATAAGACATCCGAGCACTGAGCGCTTCAGCTGCCTTCTGTCGCTCTCGAGCCTCCTGAGCCTGGCGAGCCGCTTCCTTGGCGACTGCTTCACGAACTACCGCTTCTATCACCGTTTTTTCAACTACTTTCTTTGCTACCGCTTCTGCAATGGCTTCCCGCTCTGCCTCTACACGATATGCATTCTCTGCAGCCTTACGGCCCAGAGACTCGCGGCCAAGACACAACTTATCTACGAGATGATCTATTGAACGATTAATTGCTTTTCCAAGATCATTTTTATGTTTCCTAAGCGGATGAACAATCCCCTTCAAGGAATCTACAAGTTTAGCATACTTGCCATCAACAACCGCCTGTTGAGCATTACCAATAGCGTCGATAACTTTTTGCAAGCGACCAACATCAGTATAAATTGCATATTCTTGTATGAGATCAAAAACATCCTTCAAATTATCATTGATTTTCTCAGGTCCCACAAAACGACTCAAAAGAAGTATAGAAAAATTATTCCAGACATCTGTCAATTGTTGCACTGTCTTTGCGTGCAACCGTGATTGTTCAGGAACAAAGATTTCTGTTTCAACAACCGCATCGAGGTTGAATCGACCTCGGTACCATCGTGCATAAAATGCTTCTTTCAAACACGCACACTCATGCAACCATTGCATAATTTGTATCCTACTATGTTCACAACAGAGGTTTCTATAGCGTTGCATGGAATTACCAACTGTCTGCGCCACACTCTTAAATCCATATGTAGCAGGAAGACCTACGCTATGGTATGCCTTCATCAATGATGATCCCTGATACCGCATCAATGCTCCAATGCCAAACGCTGTAATGATCACGCTCGGCATGAGCATCATATACCACTTCATATACAACTCTCCTCACCAAAATCTTCTGTTGACTTCAAAAATATGCTAGATAAATAGATCAGGAGTATTCAAGAGATTGCCATAAAACACGGAGAGATTATGAATATACGAATCACTATTGCGATAGTGGCCGCTGTAATCCTTATTTTCGCAGGGGGATACCTGTATAAGCGGTGGCGCTCACATCATATCACGGCATTCCATGACAATATCATGAAACGAGCCCAAGAAAATGATACCTATAGAACCGTTGTGGTTACTGGAGCACAAAGCCAACTCGTTCTTATGGCACTAAAACCGGGTGAGGAAATCGGAGAAGAAGTACACCAAAACACTGATCAAACCTTCGTATTTGTTGCAGGTAAAGGCACCGCATTGGCTGAAGACAAAACATATAACATAGATAAAGAAGATGTCTTTTTTGTCCCAGCTGGCATAAAACACAACATAAAAAATACTGGTACATTGCCATTGAAGCTCTATACTATCTATGCACCACCAACACATAAGGATGGAACGGTACACAAAACGAAAGCCGATGAACCTCAAGAATAAAGATCGCACATGTCTTCATGCGTTGACACAGAAATACTATCACTGATTACACAAGAAGAAGAGCGTCAACAGAATACGCTTAACCTGATTGCGTCAGAAAATTATGCCAGCGCGTGCGTCCGCAAACCACTTTCATCAGTTCTGACCAACAAATATGCCGAAGGGTATCCTGGAAAACGCTATTATGCTGGCTGTGAGAATGCTGATGCCATTGAGCAATGTGCAATAGATAGAGCAAAACTCCTCTTTGGTGCTGACCACGCCAATGTGCAACCCCACTCTGGCTCACAAGCAAATATGGCTGTCTATATGACTGCGCTCGCACCTGGTGACACAATCATGGGCATGAGCCTCGCTGAAGGAGGGCATCTCACCCATGGACACTCCGTAAGCTTCTCAGGCATATTCTACCGATCACACCCCTATACCGTTGATAGGACTACAGAGCGATTGGATTATGATGCCATTCAAGCTCAGGCCCTCAAAGTCAAACCAAAAATTATTGTCACAGGAGCGTCTGCATATTCTCGTACGATTGATTTCAAGGCATTTTCCGACATTGCACAATCAGTCGACGCAGTACTTCTTGCCGATATTGCACATATCGCTGGATTTGTTGTAACTGGACTCCATCCATCACCAGTCCCCCATGCTGATTTTGTAACGAGTACTACGCATAAAACGCTCCGTGGCCCACGAGGCGGATTGATCTTGTGCAATCATCAATATTCAGAAAAGATTGATAAGGCTGTTATGCCAGGCATCCAAGGCGGCCCATTTATGCAGGTCATTGCGGCTAAAGCCATCGCCTTTAGGGAGGCACTGGACCCTTCGTTTATCGAATATCAGAAACAGGTAATCCTGAACGCAAAAACCCTATCCTCGACCCTCCAGGGGCTTGGATATCGTATTGTTTCGGGGGGAACCGACAATCATTTATTTATTGTTGATCTCACAGATAAGGGAATCTCGGGTCGCGATGCTGAACGAATTCTTTCAAAGGCTGGGATCACCGTCAGTCGTAGCTGTATACCTTTTGATCCAGCAAAGCCATGGATTACCAGCGGCATTCGGTTAGGAACTCCTGCCGTTACTACCCGTGGACTTAAACAAAATGCTATGAAACAGATCGGACTATGGATTCATCAGGTATTAAATAAACCGCATGGCGACCATAGTAGAGTTAGGCAAAACCTTATGACCCTTTTCTCAAAAGCATAAAAAAGAAGGAACCGCGTTGCCGCGATTCCTTCAAAAATCCGTTAGACAATTCGCTTAGAAGCGACGTCCACCGCGGTCTCCACCACGGTCTCCACCACGGTCGTTACGGAATCCGCCGCCACGAGGGCCACGAGGTCCGCCTGCAGTACGTTGTTGTGGAGGACGTGCTTCGTTAACACGAATGCGTTGTCCGCCAAGCTCACTGCCATTCAATTCAGCTAAAGCTTGTTCTGCTTGTTCTTTTTCAGGCATTTCAATAAAACCAAAACCGCGAGGTTCGCCAGTGAACTTGTCCTTGATGACCTTAGCGGTGGTTACGATACCGAATGCTTCAAATGCTTCTTTGAGTTGTTCTTCGGTGACTGTACGAGAAAGGTTTCCGATATAAATATTCATGTAGATAAAATCCTAAAATAATAAAAAAATAATAAAAAAAAGCGGATATTTAAGAAAAACGTTTAGACGATAGGAACCCTTTCTAGACAGGAAAAAATAGATCTTAGATACTACCTATCCTACTAGGATTCAGCCTCAGTGTCTATGGCTCCCCCCTCATTGACCTCCTGCTATCCCTAGGCTATACGTTACCCTATATGGAAAATTGATAGGGAGTTGATACCATTATGCTCAAAACACTAAAACAGCATAAGGTCTTTCTCGTGGGCCTATTTATCTCAGCCTTTTTCATTAGAATTTTGGTCCTTTTTCTGTACTTACGATACAACGAAAACTACTGGCAAATCGATACCCCTTCGTACCATGACATCGCATGCTCATTGGCCAAAGGTAACGGATTTGTGCACTCCAATGGTTCGCTGAATTTTCTGAGGCTCCCTGGTTATCCACTCTTTCTTGCGGGCTGCTATTGGCTTTTTGATATAAATCCCATTGCAGCCCTAGTGGTACAGATTATATTCGCATCCCTGATTCCTGCACTCATGTTTCTGCTTACATTACGGCTTTTTCCAGGCAGAATGAGATGCGCCCGCCTTATTGGCATCTATGGCACGATACATCTAGGTCTTGTACTATATTCTGGGTTTCTTATGAGTGAGACCCTATTTTTGCTTTTTTTCTTGGCTTCTCTTTATTTCTTTTTACCATACGCCGAACCGTTTTTTTGCCGGCTGTATCCTATACCAAAATCGCTAATAGCCCTTTTTTTAGCAGGAATACTATTAGGTATCGCATCAATGATACGACCTGTTGGACAGTATTTGATTATTGTAGCCTGCTTACTTCTCTTATTCTCATGGAACCACTGGAAAGAAGTCCTCAAACGAATTGCGGTTTTTTGTTCTGGCTGGGTGGTAGTAGTTGCACCGTGGCTTATTAGAAATTGGCTACTCACAGGCTACATCTTTTTTCACACTCTCGGTGGAGGCCATTTTTTAACGCTATCGGCCGCACGCGTAGTCATGCAAGAACGACAGTGTACATATGAGGAATCACTCGCGGCTCTTCGCAGAGAATTAGACAATAAAGTCATTACGCAACAAAACACTCTTAACCGACCTCTACAGGAAATTGAAGTATGTTGTTGTGGAGAGCAATTATCTGTGGAATATTTTAAACGCTATCCTCTTACATCAATCAAATTATGGATACATGACCTCACAAAAACAGTCTTAGGTCTTTATTCATCAGAGCTTCTCTATCTTGCATCAGGCAAACAACATGAAGATTTTTTTACAAAAGATAGAACACTCTTATCATGTTTCATTCGTTACCTACATCCCAAAACTCATCCTTGGTCTCTTAAGATTATTATTTGGCTTGAAACACTGCTGTATTTACTCATTCTCGTTGGATTATTTTTACAATTTCTAGGTATTATTATACACCTCATCAGTTCTTATCGATTTCCACCAATTGTCAGTCCATGGTTTAGAACAATGCCATTTATTGCTGCGCTCATTTTGCTTGCTTTTGTATGTGGTTACGCACGATTGAGGGTCCCAGTAGAACCGCTTTTGATCATACTTGCATGTGCATATTGGGATGCGAGATTAACACAATGAACATTAATATGATGAGCTGTCGCTATGAGGCATTACAAGACATCTGCGCAGCATATCAAACGATTCAGATACCACTCGTCGGCTTCAATGGAACACAGTATTATCCTGTGGTCACTGCAGATGATATGGGTATGTACACACTAATCCCAAAAATAGCCTCTTTTTTTTCTTGGACCTTAGATAATACTCTTAAATATTTTTTCAATACCATAACACTATGTGCTCTTCTTATTGGTCTTGTTGGATTATTTCTCCTTTATCCTTCTGTGAAGCAACGTATCATCTCAACGATTACCTTGCTCCTCATCGCAAGCATGACTTCTGAACCGCTGGATATCTACAGAATTGCACCAGCAATTACGATCGGACTCTTACCATTCACTACATACTTATTTGCCAAACAAATACGATCAAAAACAACTCCCGCATTTCTTTTTTTTGCTGGCCTGATAATAGGATTTGGAAATACTCTGCGCACGCATGCTGGAACACCTATTTTCTTTTTTATAGCAATCATGATCATATTCGAGGCAATTTCATCTCGCAGAAAAATTATCTTTTGTACATTGCTGCTCAGTGGACTTGCTATGTCAAAATTGTATTTTTCTCATCAATACAAATTATACACCCAGTATATTGAACACCATTATCCCGATACTCCGTGTGATCAAGGAACACATATTTTCTGGCATGCCGTGTATTTAGGGTTTGGGTTCCTTGAAAATCAATATCACATTACCTTTGATGATAACCTCGCAAAAGAGCGAGTATCAAAGGCAACCCATGAAACAATATACCCATCTGAAAAGAGTGAACATTTTCTAAAGAATGAAGTAATAACTCTTATCAAAACGAACAAGAAATTTGTGCTTTACACGCTTTTTTCCAAGATAGGGATTCTCCTTTTATTCCTGCTGGCATTCGCCAATATAGGGATGCTCTGCGCTTTGCTCCCTCCATACGACTGGAAAACACTCGCTGCATGGATAGTTGCTCTAGCATTTAGCGCCCTTCCAGGTATGCTTGTCATACCGCGAGAGAACTATATGTTCGGTTTTATTACATTAGCATGCCTCTTTGGCCTGAACTATGTGAATCGTAGAAATAATCTACTTTATTCGCTCTTATTCATCGGCATTGAAGCAGTAGCATGCCACATTCTCTCAATTGAACAGGGACTTCGGTTACTTCTTATTTATTCACTGCCATTTTATTGTTGTCTCGGACTAACTATTTTATTCTTACACTTCATTACCAAACAAGTGAGGCTACAATGACACCACTGCCGATTATGG comes from the Candidatus Babeliales bacterium genome and includes:
- a CDS encoding 30S ribosomal protein S1: MSKEVIRPQQFAHATLMAKSNHLELNADQQKELDVLYQGLDRLKPGQLISGTVLRADSDGVLVDISYKSDGLIPRYEFSEHEMKALKVGNTIEVILDELESIHGSVTLSYEKAKEMRAWERITNLFDDGKPVEGVITHKVKGGLSVDIGVQAFLPGSQVDIHRVTDFDTFVGQTITADIIKLNKRRGNVILSRRKYLSNLRAESRKKMMETLEEGQVVQGVIKNITNYGAFVDIGGVDGLLHITDMTWGRIAHPSEIVRLGDTIAVKILSIDKDNAKISLGMKQLSDNPWEQLADQLKIGARIKGKVSSITDYGLFVEIQKGVEGLVHISEISWTERINDLRKHYAVGNEIEALIVSLDKDNRRMSLSIKQLEQNPWDSISQEFKAGDRVKGTISNITDFGIFVTLKPGIDGLVHISDLSWTEHINHPADLYAKGQDVEAIILGVDEDNKKISLGIKQLTQDPWENLEEEYPRGKVIEGTVSKITNFGAFVKLSSGIEGLVHSSELTPAEGEAAVEVGQTRSFRVINVNREERKLGLSLKTEGELAPQKQVSKKPSKVREKQEPQAKPRSLFQMELERHMNTKNKKDS
- the ndk gene encoding nucleoside-diphosphate kinase, with amino-acid sequence MEQTLGIIKPDAVEAKYSGKIIDAIEEHGFTIAGMKKLHLSQEQAEAFYAIHKGKPFFNELVTFMTSGPVIVMVLEKENAIIAWRDLMGDTNPAKAPLGSLRQRFGTSIGENATHGSDAPETARAEIAFFFPEL
- the ndk gene encoding nucleoside-diphosphate kinase encodes the protein MTIHKTAVLITAFAVLCIIPGCSWFFSTPQPVNETTLAIIKPDAVRARNTGKIIDSIEHHDFTIVRMKKVQLTPGQAEKFYAVHKEKPFFANLIEFMTSGPIIVLALEKENAIEEWRKLMGSTNPAKSAPGTIRRLFGTSVSENAVHGSDSSENAKIELALFFPDL
- the murI gene encoding glutamate racemase: MNDTKKPLHKLVVFDSGIGGLSVLQELMKLPIKEFVYCADTAHVPYGDKTPDEIISLTMKTLLSVIDPSIDGLVLACHTASSLVYETITQAFPHLPVWNVMEPAARSAAHTSLNKRIGIIGTSATIAHSRHKQTILNIEPDAYIIQQACPDLVPLIEAPQLDIDATKAALHRYITPLLAHSIDTLIIGCTHYELIRNLINPLVGKDIALISTPPLMTALLYPLVENQDIVKPVISIHVTGPQISFLQKLNSVAPAILQK
- the nusB gene encoding transcription antitermination factor NusB, with translation MRLNRSLIFHILYAAEENSYEVSLESIADMLNRGFDTDIDLAGPEMNVTHAIVEQRNELDMRLVPLLANWKIERIGVCTKLILRLALWELLNTDNAPSLVINEAIELAKCFAEVDAYKFVNGVLDEALKKIVEKKEVE
- the efp gene encoding elongation factor P; its protein translation is MISTSDFRKGCKILFQNEPYMVIEYHHVKPGKGGAFVRTKMKNMITGLVREELFRSGEKFSAPDLEYKEMQYLYADDLYHFLDQNTYDEVSLNKEQLEDVKNFLKEQTVYTILYFQGRPIAVTPPLFMELEVVDAPPGVKGDTAQGAGTKPVTLETGLVVQAPLFIEVGTVIKVDTRDSKYIERVDKK
- a CDS encoding cupin domain-containing protein, which translates into the protein MNIRITIAIVAAVILIFAGGYLYKRWRSHHITAFHDNIMKRAQENDTYRTVVVTGAQSQLVLMALKPGEEIGEEVHQNTDQTFVFVAGKGTALAEDKTYNIDKEDVFFVPAGIKHNIKNTGTLPLKLYTIYAPPTHKDGTVHKTKADEPQE
- a CDS encoding serine hydroxymethyltransferase produces the protein MSSCVDTEILSLITQEEERQQNTLNLIASENYASACVRKPLSSVLTNKYAEGYPGKRYYAGCENADAIEQCAIDRAKLLFGADHANVQPHSGSQANMAVYMTALAPGDTIMGMSLAEGGHLTHGHSVSFSGIFYRSHPYTVDRTTERLDYDAIQAQALKVKPKIIVTGASAYSRTIDFKAFSDIAQSVDAVLLADIAHIAGFVVTGLHPSPVPHADFVTSTTHKTLRGPRGGLILCNHQYSEKIDKAVMPGIQGGPFMQVIAAKAIAFREALDPSFIEYQKQVILNAKTLSSTLQGLGYRIVSGGTDNHLFIVDLTDKGISGRDAERILSKAGITVSRSCIPFDPAKPWITSGIRLGTPAVTTRGLKQNAMKQIGLWIHQVLNKPHGDHSRVRQNLMTLFSKA
- a CDS encoding RNA-binding protein; its protein translation is MNIYIGNLSRTVTEEQLKEAFEAFGIVTTAKVIKDKFTGEPRGFGFIEMPEKEQAEQALAELNGSELGGQRIRVNEARPPQQRTAGGPRGPRGGGFRNDRGGDRGGDRGGRRF